One genomic segment of Streptomyces niveus includes these proteins:
- a CDS encoding non-ribosomal peptide synthetase → MVDSSSTFANHLRATAQALADTESIPDTSDVARLLTSERVTCSFGSPHPAAAGESLLNVAPEPFAPTTGSHEAPGWTLNWSCGNAVMSATAFERLIVHHDVLLTSALAHPDVPLNELPILTDREIAQLASWTATEIDLPRCTVIDLLARCASRRPLSEAVTGRSEALTYSELQKRVTQLASRLLAAGLTRGARVGILMDRSPGLYVAMLAVMKAGAAYLPLDPCHPQQRIAAVLDDAAASMVLTDLPPSATLNGTPAKIVRVSSEGIADLPDSQALVSEDPAPDDLAYVIYTSGTTGRPKGVEITHRALTNLLLHFDSELALGEEDTVGGITTVAFDMSVLELFLPLVRGARLAILPRATVTDGFALRNAMREYDLSFMQATPMTWRMLIDAGWEGSSRLTAACGGETTPPDLAEQLRVRVGAAWNLYGPSETTVWSTGHRIKDTSGPIPVGRPITNTVLRVLDEHGQLVPVGVSGELYIGGAGVARGYLGRPELTKERFVGDPHSSQHQVLYRTGDLARWSEDGELEFLGRMDRQVKIRGHRIELEEIEAVLNRLPGVRHGVVDVCENAAGQQQLIGYVVPASLAGPKPQEITAALSAVLPGYMVPRPIVILPALPVSENGKVLRDLLPSHRSGRTASQPPSYGSELEARLAGIWAQVLAVDTVFPEDDFFDLGGTSLLAQRVAAQVQAELNVRLRLSALMKHTTVPALAASLQEHVGLG, encoded by the coding sequence GTGGTCGACAGCTCCAGCACTTTCGCGAACCATCTCCGCGCGACGGCCCAAGCTCTGGCCGACACCGAGAGCATTCCTGATACCTCGGACGTCGCGAGGCTCCTCACCTCGGAACGAGTGACCTGCTCGTTTGGATCGCCGCATCCCGCAGCTGCTGGCGAGAGCCTCCTGAACGTGGCACCAGAGCCGTTCGCGCCGACAACGGGATCGCATGAAGCCCCTGGGTGGACCCTTAATTGGTCCTGCGGCAACGCCGTCATGAGTGCTACCGCCTTCGAGCGCCTGATCGTCCACCACGATGTCTTGCTGACCTCTGCGCTCGCGCACCCGGACGTCCCGCTCAACGAGTTGCCGATACTGACCGACCGGGAAATAGCGCAGCTCGCCTCGTGGACAGCGACCGAGATTGATCTTCCCCGGTGCACGGTGATCGATCTGCTCGCCCGGTGCGCCAGTCGACGCCCCCTTAGTGAGGCCGTGACTGGCCGCAGCGAAGCACTCACTTATAGCGAATTGCAGAAACGTGTAACCCAGCTGGCAAGTCGTCTGCTCGCCGCTGGACTGACGAGAGGCGCCCGGGTCGGCATCCTGATGGACCGTTCGCCTGGTCTCTACGTCGCGATGCTGGCGGTGATGAAAGCCGGCGCTGCCTACTTGCCGCTCGATCCCTGCCACCCTCAGCAGCGAATTGCCGCTGTGCTCGACGACGCGGCGGCCTCCATGGTGCTGACGGACCTGCCCCCCAGTGCCACCCTCAACGGAACCCCGGCCAAGATCGTGCGAGTGAGCAGCGAGGGGATCGCCGACCTCCCTGACTCACAAGCGCTGGTATCGGAAGATCCCGCCCCAGATGATCTCGCCTACGTCATCTACACGTCCGGTACGACGGGGCGTCCCAAAGGCGTGGAGATCACACACAGGGCGCTGACCAACCTGCTTCTGCATTTCGACAGCGAGTTGGCGCTCGGCGAAGAGGACACCGTTGGTGGCATCACCACAGTCGCCTTCGACATGTCGGTACTTGAACTCTTCCTGCCGCTCGTTCGCGGTGCTCGGCTGGCCATTCTGCCTCGCGCCACGGTCACCGATGGCTTCGCGCTGCGGAACGCGATGCGTGAGTACGACCTCTCCTTCATGCAGGCCACCCCCATGACCTGGCGGATGTTGATCGACGCGGGATGGGAGGGCAGCAGTCGCCTGACCGCGGCATGCGGCGGAGAGACGACACCACCGGACCTGGCCGAACAACTGCGAGTACGGGTAGGCGCGGCGTGGAACCTCTACGGGCCGAGCGAAACCACCGTCTGGTCGACCGGCCACCGAATCAAGGACACGTCCGGCCCCATCCCGGTCGGCCGCCCGATCACCAATACGGTCCTCCGCGTCCTGGACGAGCATGGTCAACTGGTGCCTGTCGGTGTGTCCGGGGAGCTGTACATCGGCGGCGCTGGCGTCGCCCGCGGCTACCTGGGCCGGCCTGAACTCACCAAAGAACGCTTCGTTGGTGATCCGCACAGCTCTCAGCACCAAGTGCTCTACCGCACTGGGGACCTGGCACGGTGGTCCGAGGACGGCGAGCTGGAGTTCCTGGGCCGTATGGACCGGCAGGTGAAGATCCGGGGACACCGCATCGAACTCGAAGAGATCGAAGCTGTCCTCAATCGTCTCCCGGGCGTGCGCCACGGCGTGGTTGACGTTTGTGAGAACGCCGCCGGCCAGCAACAACTGATCGGCTATGTGGTCCCCGCTTCCTTGGCCGGGCCCAAGCCGCAGGAGATCACGGCTGCCCTGAGCGCAGTGCTGCCTGGCTACATGGTTCCCCGGCCCATTGTCATCCTGCCCGCATTGCCCGTGTCAGAGAACGGAAAGGTTCTTCGGGACCTCCTCCCTTCACACCGCAGCGGCAGGACTGCATCTCAACCTCCCTCCTACGGCAGTGAACTGGAAGCACGACTGGCCGGGATCTGGGCGCAGGTCCTCGCCGTCGACACAGTCTTCCCCGAGGACGACTTCTTCGACCTCGGCGGAACCTCGCTCCTTGCCCAGCGAGTAGCAGCGCAAGTCCAGGCCGAGCTGAACGTACGACTCAGGCTGTCCGCGCTGATGAAGCACACGACTGTGCCCGCCCTCGCCGCATCTCTTCAGGAGCACGTCGGCCTCGGCTGA
- a CDS encoding aminotransferase class I/II-fold pyridoxal phosphate-dependent enzyme translates to MSIASHAHGGSSPVWDAIGNFRRGRDAISGLDDNGLQASASWFDPDVISLAHGEGIRRPHPSVVASGVAALLDSKNHSLDNYLYLRRADAFEDTLIELFKSQGIPGEIAANLGVDSGVTRLFFGFFHAVAEPGDVFLTAQSYYQGINMWCDLAKVQLESVETASEQDHKLTRAALERWYERYVYTGRVRKPRGIILFNPSYTGALYDADELAALGEFAVEQDLVVLEDAIFWRTEFPGNRSVRLASLPGMADRVVTVDGGSKAYGLANIRIGWACGPSQIMDRINYHTMVSSMTVTSQAKTMALAALRAPAEYLEGNALECMARAALVTELVESVNEQVSFAVGFSPHVPFFRVAHQPKAGHSILLDGNGMRGLSLPDGNLIHDSTDVTRYFLREGKVCFSPAISNGFTDCTLRVSYGCLGSEHTYAHPHRAETKAAARAVLRHADPLASETQLDHRLRQADIDLDWSCPDGTNDGFAAGRSLIREAFLHRIAPAAVRLALSNKEALHAP, encoded by the coding sequence ATGTCCATAGCCAGCCACGCCCATGGGGGCTCGAGTCCTGTTTGGGACGCGATCGGTAACTTCCGACGTGGTCGCGACGCCATTTCCGGCCTTGATGACAACGGCCTGCAAGCCAGCGCGAGCTGGTTCGACCCCGACGTGATCTCGCTGGCGCACGGCGAGGGGATACGCAGACCCCATCCGTCGGTGGTGGCGTCCGGTGTCGCAGCGCTCCTCGATTCCAAGAACCACTCCTTGGACAACTACCTGTATCTGCGACGGGCAGACGCCTTCGAGGACACGCTCATCGAGCTGTTCAAGAGCCAGGGCATTCCGGGCGAGATCGCAGCAAATCTGGGCGTGGACAGCGGGGTCACCCGGCTCTTCTTCGGTTTCTTCCACGCGGTCGCCGAGCCGGGCGATGTGTTCTTGACCGCGCAGTCGTACTACCAGGGCATCAACATGTGGTGCGACTTGGCCAAGGTCCAGCTGGAGAGCGTCGAAACCGCCTCCGAGCAGGACCACAAGCTGACCCGTGCAGCGCTGGAGCGCTGGTACGAGCGTTACGTCTACACCGGCCGGGTGCGAAAGCCGCGCGGCATCATCCTGTTCAACCCGAGCTATACCGGGGCCCTCTACGACGCCGATGAACTGGCTGCTCTGGGCGAGTTCGCCGTGGAACAGGATTTGGTCGTGCTTGAGGACGCCATCTTCTGGCGTACGGAGTTCCCCGGGAACCGGTCCGTCCGGCTGGCGTCGTTGCCGGGCATGGCCGACCGGGTCGTCACCGTCGACGGCGGTTCCAAGGCCTACGGCCTGGCCAACATCCGTATCGGATGGGCCTGCGGCCCCAGCCAGATCATGGATCGCATCAACTACCACACGATGGTGTCCTCCATGACCGTCACGTCCCAAGCCAAGACCATGGCGCTGGCGGCGCTACGGGCCCCCGCCGAGTACCTGGAGGGCAACGCCCTTGAGTGCATGGCGAGGGCAGCACTCGTCACGGAGCTGGTGGAGTCGGTAAACGAACAAGTGTCTTTCGCCGTCGGATTCTCCCCCCACGTCCCCTTCTTTCGCGTAGCGCATCAGCCGAAAGCCGGGCACTCGATCCTCCTCGACGGCAATGGGATGCGGGGACTGAGCCTGCCCGACGGCAATCTCATCCACGACAGCACGGACGTCACGCGGTACTTCCTCAGGGAAGGAAAGGTGTGCTTCTCGCCGGCGATCTCCAACGGTTTCACCGACTGCACCTTGCGGGTGTCCTACGGCTGCCTCGGTTCCGAGCACACCTACGCCCATCCACACCGCGCCGAGACCAAGGCCGCCGCACGGGCCGTCCTCCGCCACGCCGATCCGCTCGCCTCCGAGACGCAGCTCGACCACCGGCTGCGGCAGGCCGACATCGACCTCGACTGGTCGTGCCCTGACGGTACGAACGACGGGTTCGCCGCCGGCCGCAGCCTGATCCGCGAAGCGTTCCTGCACCGTATCGCCCCGGCCGCCGTGCGCCTGGCTCTGTCCAACAAGGAAGCCCTCCACGCCCCCTGA
- a CDS encoding non-ribosomal peptide synthetase: MQEAYLVGQSDYFELGNVNAHLYEEFEIIDLDIALATRCLHALIERHEVMRLVAHTDGQLQVLDEVPDYEIPVVDLTAWDADKVEAELALSRDRFARHGPTTDRWPLFETLCYRLSGGRYHLFVSASLLMLDVHTEGLLLSDFLRLYRTPGAALPRTALTYHEYNNAMRGETAAEETEAWRYWRERLADLPPAPELPIRQLDTQAGGAVFTRRRYRMDADQWRQLKDRAAAAKLTPTSVLCAAYAQVLAQWSKQQHFTLNVLASRRLPLHEEVHRLGGNFGTTIPLAVDCRENSSFAERARAVQMCLWDHIEFASVSAIDISREAARLRGWNSQSALPVVFASGLEMDTAEADDPPFQVREISGALQTPQVHLDHQVYEFAGALTSNWDAVEGLFPENMLDEALDSYRILLHRLANDDTAWTEPADSLLPAPHTPDLLPVPTDTCQGILHAPFLGWAARYPEHDAVITPGKTINYAELARWSAVVAEQLRGAGAVPGSLVPVVMDKGWEQIVAVLGIVRSGAAYLPIDAALPPARIEYLIEQAGCGLALTQPWVDERSNWPDGIERLVVDERLAERKPDDWLAPGPAIPQSLAYVIYTSGSTGLPKGVAIEHASAMNTVDDVNERFSITARDKVLALSSLSFDLSVYDVFGLLAVGGTLVIPSAERMRDPGHWLDLVREEHVTVWNSVPALMDMLTKHAASAPEAPSDLRLVMMSGDWIPVTLPERIRNQFDVTEVVSLGGATEASIWSILYPIGDVDPTWRSIPYGAAMERQRVYVLDDSLEPRRTWAVGELYIGGVGVALGYWRDSDRTEQRFVNHPRTGARLYRTGDLGRYLPDGNIEFLGREDGQVKVQGYRIELGEIESALQRNSAVQEAVASAHKTANGNILVAYIVASDQDLDAAALRIDLDTQLPSYMVPTRLIVLDRLPLTGNGKVDRGALPDPDNLQEIDRSDAVEPRDQVERTLVSIWEEVLETTGITVADNFFDIGGNSFAAMRVSAAIRREFDVDLPLSALFQGATVERLAPLVRDGRAPASGESSPLVPIQPEGSRPPIYCVHPVGGNVMCYSPLARLLGPDQPVFGLESAALSGADTAGQSVEEIAASYVRTVLNHSAGGPFSIGGWSMGGVIAYEMARRLADAGHPPAEVFLIDSPYPSPEDGAPVRKADLALRFLTDFRSGTAPTEDERTRLVQCPDDASARDVVRLMVHSGGLPVDTDERQVATLFEVFEANSAALAGYTAGSYNGLVRELRATRGVSGEQHETRFSRWCEDAAEVTVRVFDGDHYSIVREPCVADVAEEVARILNHSGSADVAH; encoded by the coding sequence TTGCAAGAGGCGTACCTCGTCGGGCAGAGCGACTACTTCGAGCTCGGTAACGTCAACGCCCATCTCTACGAAGAGTTCGAGATCATCGATCTCGACATCGCCCTTGCGACTCGCTGCCTTCACGCCCTCATCGAACGACACGAGGTCATGCGGCTGGTGGCGCATACCGACGGTCAGCTACAGGTCCTCGACGAGGTTCCGGACTACGAGATCCCCGTTGTCGACTTGACCGCCTGGGATGCCGACAAGGTCGAGGCGGAACTCGCGCTCTCGCGGGACCGGTTCGCCCGCCACGGACCAACCACGGACCGCTGGCCGCTGTTCGAAACTCTCTGCTACAGGCTCTCCGGAGGTCGGTACCACCTCTTCGTCAGCGCAAGCCTGCTCATGCTTGACGTCCATACCGAAGGACTGCTGCTGTCGGACTTCCTTCGCCTGTACCGCACGCCGGGTGCGGCCCTGCCCCGTACAGCGCTGACCTACCACGAATACAACAACGCGATGCGCGGTGAGACTGCCGCGGAGGAGACCGAGGCCTGGCGCTACTGGAGAGAACGCCTGGCCGATCTCCCACCAGCCCCGGAACTGCCCATTCGGCAGTTGGATACACAGGCTGGTGGGGCCGTCTTCACGCGTCGGCGGTACCGCATGGACGCCGATCAGTGGCGGCAGCTGAAGGACCGGGCGGCCGCGGCCAAGCTGACCCCCACCAGCGTGCTGTGCGCCGCCTATGCGCAAGTGCTCGCCCAGTGGAGCAAACAGCAGCACTTCACCCTCAACGTGCTCGCCTCCCGCCGGCTTCCCCTCCATGAGGAGGTCCACCGCCTGGGCGGCAACTTCGGCACCACAATTCCTCTCGCCGTCGACTGCCGGGAGAACTCCTCGTTCGCCGAACGAGCTCGTGCCGTGCAGATGTGTCTGTGGGACCACATCGAATTCGCCAGCGTCAGCGCCATCGACATCTCACGCGAGGCCGCTCGTCTGCGCGGCTGGAACAGTCAGTCAGCCCTGCCGGTCGTCTTCGCCAGTGGACTGGAGATGGACACGGCAGAGGCCGACGACCCGCCCTTCCAGGTGCGAGAGATCAGCGGTGCGCTCCAGACTCCACAGGTCCATCTCGACCACCAGGTCTACGAGTTCGCGGGCGCGCTGACCAGCAACTGGGACGCTGTAGAAGGCTTGTTCCCGGAGAACATGCTGGATGAGGCCCTCGATTCGTACCGCATCCTTCTCCACCGCCTCGCGAACGACGACACCGCGTGGACCGAACCAGCCGACAGCCTGCTGCCCGCTCCTCATACGCCCGATCTGCTACCGGTGCCGACCGACACCTGCCAGGGGATCCTTCACGCGCCGTTCCTCGGATGGGCCGCCCGGTACCCCGAGCACGACGCGGTGATCACCCCTGGCAAAACCATCAATTACGCAGAGTTGGCAAGATGGTCGGCCGTCGTCGCTGAACAGCTTCGCGGCGCGGGTGCGGTTCCCGGCAGCCTCGTTCCCGTTGTCATGGACAAGGGATGGGAGCAGATCGTCGCGGTGCTGGGCATCGTCCGATCCGGCGCCGCCTACCTGCCCATCGACGCGGCCCTCCCTCCCGCTCGCATCGAATACCTCATCGAGCAGGCCGGCTGCGGCCTCGCCCTCACGCAGCCCTGGGTCGATGAGCGGTCGAACTGGCCCGACGGCATCGAACGCCTCGTGGTCGACGAGCGGCTGGCCGAGCGAAAACCCGATGACTGGCTGGCCCCCGGCCCAGCCATACCGCAGAGCCTGGCTTACGTCATCTACACCTCAGGCTCCACAGGGCTGCCCAAAGGCGTGGCCATCGAGCATGCCTCAGCAATGAACACGGTCGACGACGTCAACGAGCGCTTCTCCATCACAGCACGTGACAAGGTGCTCGCGCTGTCCTCGCTGAGCTTCGATCTTTCGGTCTACGACGTATTCGGCCTGCTCGCTGTGGGTGGCACGCTGGTCATCCCTTCCGCCGAGCGGATGCGCGACCCAGGGCACTGGCTGGACCTTGTCCGCGAGGAACACGTCACCGTGTGGAACTCGGTGCCGGCACTGATGGACATGCTCACCAAGCACGCCGCGTCGGCACCCGAGGCACCCTCGGACCTGCGACTGGTCATGATGAGCGGGGACTGGATACCCGTCACTCTGCCCGAGCGGATTCGCAACCAGTTCGACGTCACCGAGGTCGTCAGCCTGGGCGGGGCGACGGAGGCATCGATCTGGTCGATCCTCTACCCCATCGGGGACGTCGACCCGACCTGGCGGAGCATTCCCTACGGCGCGGCAATGGAGCGCCAGCGCGTCTACGTTCTGGACGACTCACTGGAGCCTCGGCGCACATGGGCAGTCGGCGAGCTGTACATCGGCGGCGTGGGCGTCGCCCTTGGATACTGGCGGGACAGCGACCGCACGGAACAACGTTTCGTCAATCATCCCAGGACGGGTGCGAGGCTCTACCGCACCGGAGATCTGGGCCGCTATCTCCCGGACGGGAACATCGAGTTCCTGGGGCGAGAGGACGGCCAGGTCAAGGTCCAGGGTTATCGCATTGAACTCGGCGAGATCGAGTCCGCGCTTCAACGAAACTCCGCTGTGCAAGAAGCCGTGGCTTCGGCTCACAAGACTGCCAATGGCAACATCCTGGTCGCCTACATCGTGGCTTCGGACCAGGACCTGGACGCCGCAGCACTACGCATTGACCTCGACACGCAGCTCCCGTCCTACATGGTCCCCACACGTCTGATCGTGCTCGACCGGCTACCGCTCACGGGGAACGGCAAGGTGGACCGCGGTGCGCTGCCGGACCCCGACAACCTGCAGGAGATCGACCGTTCCGACGCCGTGGAACCGCGGGACCAAGTCGAACGCACTCTGGTGAGCATCTGGGAAGAGGTTCTTGAGACGACCGGCATCACCGTCGCGGACAACTTCTTCGACATCGGAGGAAACTCCTTCGCCGCGATGCGTGTCAGCGCCGCCATCCGCCGTGAATTCGATGTGGACCTTCCGCTGTCCGCGTTGTTCCAGGGAGCGACGGTCGAACGGCTGGCCCCTCTCGTACGGGACGGCAGGGCCCCAGCTTCAGGTGAGTCCTCCCCACTGGTGCCGATCCAGCCCGAGGGCAGCCGTCCGCCCATCTACTGCGTCCATCCAGTGGGCGGCAACGTGATGTGCTACAGCCCCCTGGCCCGGCTCCTCGGGCCCGATCAGCCCGTCTTCGGCCTGGAGTCGGCAGCACTGTCCGGCGCCGACACGGCCGGCCAATCGGTGGAAGAGATCGCAGCCTCGTACGTGCGCACGGTCCTCAACCACAGCGCCGGCGGGCCATTCTCCATCGGTGGATGGTCCATGGGCGGTGTCATCGCCTACGAGATGGCACGCCGACTGGCCGACGCCGGACATCCACCGGCCGAAGTGTTTCTGATCGACAGTCCGTATCCATCGCCCGAGGATGGCGCCCCGGTCCGCAAGGCCGATCTGGCCCTGCGCTTCCTGACCGACTTCCGGTCCGGTACTGCTCCGACGGAGGACGAGCGGACACGGCTCGTTCAGTGCCCGGACGACGCCTCCGCGCGGGATGTGGTGCGGCTGATGGTGCACTCCGGCGGGTTACCTGTGGACACCGACGAGCGGCAAGTTGCCACGCTGTTCGAGGTCTTCGAGGCCAATAGCGCCGCGCTCGCCGGATACACCGCAGGCTCGTACAACGGTCTCGTCCGCGAACTACGGGCCACGCGTGGCGTCAGCGGCGAGCAGCACGAGACTCGCTTCTCGCGCTGGTGCGAGGACGCCGCGGAAGTAACCGTGCGGGTCTTCGACGGGGATCACTACTCGATCGTGCGCGAGCCGTGTGTCGCGGACGTGGCTGAGGAAGTGGCGCGGATCCTGAACCACTCGGGGAGCGCCGATGTCGCTCACTGA
- a CDS encoding class II fructose-bisphosphate aldolase — protein sequence MSLTDLLRPALSQGYAVPAFNVVDGAMLAGVIDAAHRVQSPVIVQVSERIARALGPEHFKVAFDQLVNETGATAVLHLDHCGDPVFTEKCLEAGWDSALYDASDLPYEEALRTTAEVVRTADRYGAEIEGEFERIGRASLADVVMARPVSDSVEFIRRTGVACFSPAVGTLHGRYVAAPNLQPERVDAIVRACRIPQVLHGATGLDDETLQDFIGRGIAKINFSTVLKGVHTDSVRSHAAEPGRELEPLNLFLDIRARVTKVVEHYMTVLCSHGRTS from the coding sequence ATGTCGCTCACTGACCTTCTACGTCCCGCTCTGTCACAGGGCTACGCGGTCCCCGCTTTCAACGTCGTCGACGGCGCGATGCTTGCAGGAGTGATCGACGCAGCTCACCGAGTGCAGTCGCCAGTCATCGTTCAGGTGTCCGAACGCATCGCTCGGGCGCTGGGGCCGGAGCACTTCAAGGTTGCGTTCGATCAACTGGTGAACGAGACAGGGGCGACGGCGGTCCTGCATCTCGACCACTGCGGAGATCCGGTCTTCACCGAGAAGTGCCTGGAGGCGGGGTGGGATTCCGCCCTCTACGATGCCTCCGATCTCCCCTATGAGGAGGCTCTGCGCACCACCGCAGAGGTAGTACGAACCGCCGATCGATACGGTGCGGAGATCGAGGGGGAGTTCGAGCGAATCGGGCGGGCGAGCCTCGCGGACGTGGTGATGGCTCGACCCGTCTCTGACTCCGTCGAGTTCATACGCAGGACCGGAGTCGCGTGCTTCAGTCCGGCGGTCGGGACCCTGCACGGTCGTTACGTGGCAGCCCCGAATCTCCAGCCGGAGCGCGTTGACGCAATTGTCCGGGCCTGCAGGATCCCTCAAGTGCTCCACGGTGCCACCGGCCTCGATGACGAGACACTTCAGGACTTCATCGGCCGAGGCATCGCGAAGATCAACTTCTCGACGGTATTGAAGGGTGTGCACACCGACTCCGTCCGCAGCCACGCGGCCGAACCCGGACGCGAACTGGAGCCGCTCAACCTCTTCCTGGACATTCGTGCGCGGGTAACCAAGGTGGTCGAGCACTACATGACGGTGCTGTGCAGCCACGGCAGGACCTCCTGA
- a CDS encoding HAD-IA family hydrolase — protein sequence MPALIFDCDGVLIDTEQGGHLRAFNEMWQDFEVPWQWSPEQYATKLRISGGRERLYSLRYDPAFRAVWEVPASPVVWERTVSAWHRRKTEIFLEIIRGGEVAPRPGVRRLANEAAQAGWGLAIASASAAQSVRAVVDHVMGPELARRFHVLSGESVKAKKPAPEVYELAARAVGQKPSECVVVEDTGNGLAAARAAGMTCLITPTGLSAAQDFSGAVLVISCLGEPSTGQGRVLVNPRGVPVVDHVNLGHLGQLLGPAPADSPHRFVTFAGSRRRS from the coding sequence ATGCCGGCGTTGATCTTCGACTGCGACGGCGTCCTCATCGACACGGAGCAAGGCGGGCACCTGCGCGCATTCAACGAGATGTGGCAGGACTTCGAGGTGCCCTGGCAGTGGTCTCCCGAGCAGTACGCCACGAAGTTGAGGATCTCGGGTGGAAGGGAGCGGCTTTACAGCCTCAGATACGATCCGGCGTTCCGCGCCGTCTGGGAGGTGCCCGCCTCCCCAGTGGTCTGGGAACGTACAGTCTCGGCCTGGCATCGCCGGAAGACGGAGATCTTCCTGGAGATCATCCGAGGCGGCGAGGTGGCACCCCGCCCCGGTGTTCGCCGCCTGGCCAATGAGGCGGCACAGGCGGGATGGGGGCTGGCCATCGCCTCGGCCAGCGCGGCACAGTCCGTCCGGGCAGTGGTCGATCACGTCATGGGACCCGAACTCGCGCGCCGCTTCCATGTCCTGAGCGGTGAGTCCGTCAAGGCGAAGAAGCCAGCTCCTGAAGTCTACGAGCTCGCCGCGCGGGCCGTCGGTCAGAAGCCGTCGGAGTGCGTGGTCGTGGAGGACACCGGGAACGGTCTCGCGGCCGCCCGAGCCGCCGGGATGACGTGCCTGATCACCCCCACGGGGCTCTCCGCCGCGCAGGACTTCTCCGGGGCCGTGCTCGTCATCAGCTGCCTCGGTGAACCGTCCACCGGACAGGGACGGGTCCTGGTCAATCCGCGCGGCGTACCAGTGGTCGACCACGTGAACCTCGGGCATCTCGGGCAGCTCCTGGGGCCCGCCCCCGCGGACTCACCGCACCGCTTTGTCACGTTCGCAGGCTCCAGACGCAGGAGCTGA
- the scoE gene encoding TauD/TfdA dioxygenase family protein — MEITPQAGGKFGVTVEGFDALTSPDADVEAVKQVVYAQKIAVLKDQKLTPQDFVALGRRFGEPEVYYQPMYHHPEAKEIFVSSNVPEDGERVGVPQTGKFWHSDYSFMPRPFSLTFIYPQVVPKKKRGTYFIDMGRAYRKLPERLKAAVAGTRARHSASRYFKIRPTDVFRPIGEVLAEIQKESPDVFHPTVVAHPVTGEEILYISEALAHELLDKTGAPLDDTVLPELFEVTGQRDLTFTHENVHLQTFEEGDLLIWDNRSLIHRALHTDKPEPAVSFRVTVMDSYRW; from the coding sequence ATGGAGATAACACCTCAGGCCGGCGGGAAGTTCGGTGTGACGGTTGAGGGATTCGACGCACTCACCTCGCCCGATGCGGACGTCGAGGCTGTCAAGCAGGTGGTCTACGCCCAGAAGATCGCTGTTCTGAAGGATCAGAAGCTGACCCCACAGGACTTCGTGGCTCTTGGGCGTCGCTTCGGTGAGCCCGAGGTGTACTACCAGCCGATGTACCACCACCCCGAGGCCAAGGAGATCTTCGTATCTTCGAACGTGCCCGAGGACGGAGAACGGGTCGGTGTGCCCCAGACAGGCAAGTTCTGGCACTCCGACTATTCGTTCATGCCGCGGCCCTTCTCCCTCACCTTCATCTACCCGCAGGTGGTCCCCAAGAAGAAGCGGGGCACCTACTTCATCGACATGGGGCGCGCCTACCGGAAACTACCGGAGCGGTTGAAGGCTGCAGTGGCCGGCACCAGGGCGCGGCACAGCGCGAGTCGATATTTCAAGATTCGCCCGACGGACGTCTTCCGTCCCATCGGCGAGGTATTGGCGGAGATTCAGAAAGAGAGCCCGGACGTCTTCCACCCCACGGTGGTCGCACACCCTGTGACGGGCGAAGAGATCCTCTACATCAGCGAGGCCCTTGCGCACGAGCTGCTGGACAAGACAGGTGCGCCGCTGGACGACACCGTCCTGCCGGAACTGTTCGAAGTTACCGGCCAGCGCGACCTGACGTTCACGCACGAGAACGTCCACTTGCAGACCTTCGAAGAGGGCGACCTGCTGATCTGGGACAACCGCAGCCTGATCCACCGTGCACTGCACACCGACAAACCTGAGCCGGCGGTGTCCTTCAGAGTCACCGTCATGGACAGCTACCGGTGGTGA